The Microbacterium sp. LWH7-1.2 genome window below encodes:
- a CDS encoding sugar ABC transporter permease yields the protein MTTSTPTVGRAPARPTRPRRGPLARAEARAGSRLVLPSVVIVFALVVVPILWTVMLAFQDLRLIDLRRAGLFGDYTLDNFVTVFTSPGFWQALGTTLVYAVVGTTGAIFFGLITAMALRKPFRGRTFVRAAVLLPFVAPIVAVTFVWKTMLNPQYGVVNVWGAALGWEDPIGFLTQRSLTTSFFGIPVDLPIALITVIVFEMWRTFPFAFLFLTARLEAIPGELEEAATVDGATPSQSFWHVVFPQLVSTIAILTVLRFIWTFNNFDDVYLLTGGTAGTEVVSVRVFNFLIGRGDIGAASAQALVLAAILAVLVILYMRFIARTRES from the coding sequence ATGACCACTTCGACTCCCACGGTGGGTCGCGCTCCGGCGCGGCCCACCCGGCCCCGACGCGGGCCGCTGGCCCGCGCCGAGGCCCGCGCCGGGTCCCGGCTGGTGCTGCCCAGTGTGGTGATCGTGTTCGCGCTCGTGGTGGTGCCGATCCTGTGGACGGTGATGCTGGCATTCCAGGACCTGCGCCTGATCGACCTGCGCCGCGCCGGGCTGTTCGGCGACTACACGCTCGACAACTTCGTCACCGTGTTCACCTCACCCGGCTTCTGGCAGGCACTGGGGACGACCCTCGTGTACGCCGTAGTGGGAACGACCGGAGCGATCTTCTTCGGGCTGATCACCGCGATGGCACTGCGCAAACCGTTCCGTGGGCGCACGTTCGTCCGCGCCGCGGTTCTACTGCCATTCGTCGCGCCGATCGTCGCGGTGACGTTCGTGTGGAAGACCATGCTGAACCCGCAGTACGGCGTCGTGAACGTGTGGGGAGCCGCCCTCGGCTGGGAGGACCCCATCGGCTTCCTCACCCAGCGCAGCCTCACCACCTCGTTCTTCGGCATCCCGGTCGATCTTCCCATCGCGCTGATCACCGTCATCGTCTTCGAGATGTGGCGCACCTTCCCGTTCGCGTTCCTCTTCCTCACCGCACGACTCGAGGCCATCCCCGGCGAGTTGGAGGAAGCCGCCACCGTCGACGGCGCGACCCCCTCGCAGTCGTTCTGGCACGTGGTGTTCCCGCAGCTAGTCTCGACCATCGCGATCCTGACCGTGCTGCGCTTCATCTGGACGTTCAACAACTTCGACGACGTCTACCTGCTCACCGGCGGCACGGCCGGCACCGAAGTGGTCAGCGTTCGGGTGTTCAACTTCCTCATCGGCCGCGGCGACATCGGGGCGGCATCCGCACAAGCGCTCGTGCTCGCCGCGATCCTCGCCGTGCTCGTCATCCTCTACATGCGCTTCATCGCAAGGACCCGGGAATCATGA
- a CDS encoding carbohydrate ABC transporter permease, which yields MVIALVLLVTVFPFFYMLLLSVRELSSIVREPGRLWALPSEWDLSSYVDVLKPVTDGGQGFLGLIGNSAIIAVGTVLVTLLIAVPGAYAVSRLEFFGRRQVSVAFLAVYLFPTILLAVPLFVFFTKLGLRGQLPVLVIVYVSQTIAVAIFMLRNYFETIPVSIEEAAALDGLGRIQILRKIILPLSLPSMMSTALFVFMIAWNEFLFALLFLVEDRAEWTVSLGLAQLSENLEIPPTSLMAGSVVLTIPIIIIFFATERLLTGGLTAGAEKG from the coding sequence GTGGTCATCGCCCTCGTCCTGCTGGTGACAGTGTTCCCGTTCTTCTACATGCTGCTCCTGTCGGTCCGCGAGCTTTCCTCGATCGTGCGGGAGCCTGGGCGACTGTGGGCGCTGCCCAGCGAGTGGGACCTGTCGTCATACGTCGACGTGCTCAAACCCGTCACAGACGGAGGGCAAGGGTTCCTCGGGCTGATCGGCAACAGCGCGATCATCGCTGTCGGAACCGTGCTGGTCACGCTGCTGATCGCGGTCCCCGGAGCATACGCCGTGAGCCGGCTGGAGTTCTTCGGACGACGGCAGGTCAGCGTCGCGTTCCTCGCCGTCTACCTGTTCCCCACCATCCTGCTCGCCGTTCCGTTGTTCGTCTTCTTCACAAAGCTGGGCCTGCGCGGACAGCTGCCGGTGCTGGTCATCGTGTACGTGTCACAGACGATCGCGGTGGCGATCTTCATGCTGCGGAACTACTTCGAGACGATCCCGGTCAGCATCGAAGAAGCCGCCGCCCTCGACGGACTCGGCCGCATCCAGATCCTCCGGAAGATCATCCTCCCGCTCTCCCTGCCCTCGATGATGTCGACCGCATTGTTCGTGTTCATGATCGCCTGGAACGAGTTCCTCTTCGCACTGCTGTTCCTCGTGGAAGACCGCGCGGAATGGACGGTATCGCTCGGACTCGCGCAACTATCCGAAAACCTCGAGATCCCACCGACCTCCCTCATGGCCGGATCGGTCGTGCTGACCATCCCGATCATCATCATCTTCTTCGCCACCGAACGACTCCTCACCGGCGGACTGACAGCCGGCGCCGAAAAGGGTTGA
- a CDS encoding lyase family protein, with protein sequence MTSTVEAPSTPLRVRDIFSPRSRRQRWLDVEAALALAEADAGIVPAEAAAAIADNADLSKIDEVALSANEQATGHVMVPLVAALADLTGPEHGGWVHWGATTQNIQQSGDTVGIHLAHRILTARLARILDILATVSETHADTVMAGRTHGQHAVPITFGFKTAVWADIISRHLQRLREIEPRLFVSMTGGAAGTFATFGAIGPEIQRGVAQRLGLSPMAVPSRAIVDHFAEWVCVLGLVAATAQSIAEEVIRLMSAEIGEVEETLTDTDIGSSTMPQKRNAKTSMAIVTAAAQARALVPVAVEATIQAHEVDGSRSAMMDCAVEQSATLLDEILEHLEPLLIGLHIHPQRMRKNLDQTRGLITAEAVMMRLAEKVGRQQAHAVVHHAAAQATTSGKEFLEILRADPAVTNNLTTAEVENLLDPEHHVGLSADIARATAQRARALVKALRSSTVSTHSV encoded by the coding sequence ATGACATCTACGGTAGAAGCCCCGTCAACTCCCCTCCGCGTCCGCGACATCTTCAGCCCGCGATCGCGGCGACAGCGGTGGTTGGACGTTGAAGCCGCCTTAGCACTCGCGGAAGCAGACGCCGGCATCGTGCCCGCAGAAGCCGCAGCAGCGATCGCAGACAACGCCGACCTCTCGAAAATCGACGAGGTCGCCCTCTCCGCCAACGAACAGGCCACCGGCCATGTCATGGTGCCGCTCGTCGCCGCGCTTGCCGACCTCACCGGCCCAGAACACGGCGGGTGGGTGCACTGGGGCGCGACCACACAGAACATCCAACAATCAGGCGACACCGTCGGCATCCACCTCGCGCACCGCATCCTCACTGCGCGGCTCGCGCGAATCCTGGACATCCTCGCGACCGTATCGGAGACGCATGCGGATACGGTCATGGCCGGGCGCACGCACGGCCAGCACGCGGTTCCCATCACCTTCGGATTCAAGACCGCGGTGTGGGCGGACATCATCTCCCGTCACCTCCAGCGGTTGCGGGAAATCGAACCCCGGCTGTTCGTGTCGATGACCGGAGGCGCGGCCGGCACCTTCGCGACGTTCGGAGCGATCGGCCCGGAGATCCAGCGCGGAGTCGCTCAGCGTCTTGGGCTCTCCCCCATGGCCGTCCCCTCCCGCGCGATCGTCGACCACTTCGCCGAGTGGGTGTGCGTGCTCGGCCTTGTCGCTGCCACCGCTCAGTCCATTGCGGAAGAGGTCATCCGGCTCATGTCCGCAGAGATCGGTGAAGTCGAAGAAACACTCACCGACACGGACATCGGCAGCTCCACCATGCCGCAGAAACGCAACGCCAAGACATCCATGGCAATCGTCACAGCCGCAGCGCAAGCACGCGCCCTCGTTCCTGTTGCAGTTGAGGCGACCATCCAGGCGCACGAGGTCGACGGATCCCGCTCCGCCATGATGGACTGTGCCGTCGAGCAATCCGCCACCCTGCTCGACGAGATCCTCGAACACCTCGAACCACTCCTTATCGGACTGCACATCCACCCACAGCGGATGCGGAAGAATCTCGACCAGACACGAGGACTGATCACCGCCGAAGCCGTCATGATGCGGCTTGCCGAGAAGGTCGGGCGACAGCAGGCGCACGCCGTCGTCCATCACGCCGCTGCGCAGGCCACGACAAGTGGCAAGGAATTCCTCGAGATCCTCCGAGCCGATCCGGCAGTGACGAACAATCTGACCACCGCCGAGGTAGAGAACTTGCTCGACCCCGAACACCACGTCGGCCTCAGCGCCGACATCGCCCGAGCCACGGCCCAGCGAGCACGCGCTCTCGTCAAGGCTCTACGCTCTTCAACCGTAAGCACCCATTCCGTGTAA